Below is a genomic region from Pseudomonas sp. JQ170C.
CGAAGCCCACCTGCGCGCATCGGCCAAACGCCTGAAGCTGGATTTGCCAAGTATCGACTGACCCTTTGATTTTCCGTATAGAGCGGGCGCTGGTGCACAGCGCCCTTTTGTTTGACCTACTTAGTCTGACAACCTGATAAGCAGACTCTCTGATAAGAACAAGCCAAGGTGACACCTGCATGATCTACGACTACTGCATCATCGGCGGCGGCATCGTCGGCCTCGCCACCGCCATGGCGCTGCTCGAACGCCAGCCTGGCGCCTCGCTGGTGATCCTGGAAAAGGAAAACAGCCTTGCCCGCCACCAGACCGGCCACAACAGTGGCGTGATCCACGCGGGCATCTACTACGCCCCGGGAAGCCTCAAGGCCGACCTGTGCAAGCGTGGCGCCCAGGCCACCAAGGACTTCTGCACCGAGCACCAGATCAAGTTCGACGTCTGCGGCAAATTGCTGGTGGCCTCCACGCCGCTGGAAGTACAGCGCATGCACGCCCTGTACGAGCGTTCGCAGCAAAACGGCCTGAAAGTCGAGCGCCTGGACGCCACTGAGCTGCAGCGCCGCGAGCCGAACATCGTCGGCCTAGGCGGCCTGTTTCTCGATGCCACCGGCATCGTCGACTACAAGCAGGTCTGCCAGGCCATGGCCCGGGTGATCCAGGCCGCAGGCGGTGAAGTCCATATGTCGACCACCGTGCGCGCGATTGTCGAGAACGGCGATAACGTCACCGTCAGCAGTGACGACAAGGTCTGGCGCGCCCGCCAATTGGTGGCCTGCGCCGGCCTACAGTCGGATCGCCTGGCCGCGCTGGCAGGCGTGAAGATCGATCACCAGATCATCCCGTTTCGCGGCGAGTACTTCCGCCTTCCGGCGAGCAAGAACGACATCGTCAACCACCTGATCTACCCGATTCCTGATCCGGAGCTGCCGTTCCTGGGCGTGCACCTGACGCGAATGATCGACGGCAGCGTCACGGTCGGCCCGAACGCCGTACTGGGGCTGGGCCGCGAGAACTACAAGAAGTTCTCGGTGAACTGGCGTGATGTTGCCGAGTACGCACGCTTCCCCGGCTTCTGGAAAACCATCTGGAACAACCTGGGTTCCGGCACCACCGAAATGAAGAACTCGCTGTTCAAGGGCGGCTACCTGGAGCAGTGCCGCAAGTATTGCCCGTCGTTGAACATCGAAGACCTGCTGCCCTACGAGGCAGGC
It encodes:
- the lhgO gene encoding L-2-hydroxyglutarate oxidase yields the protein MIYDYCIIGGGIVGLATAMALLERQPGASLVILEKENSLARHQTGHNSGVIHAGIYYAPGSLKADLCKRGAQATKDFCTEHQIKFDVCGKLLVASTPLEVQRMHALYERSQQNGLKVERLDATELQRREPNIVGLGGLFLDATGIVDYKQVCQAMARVIQAAGGEVHMSTTVRAIVENGDNVTVSSDDKVWRARQLVACAGLQSDRLAALAGVKIDHQIIPFRGEYFRLPASKNDIVNHLIYPIPDPELPFLGVHLTRMIDGSVTVGPNAVLGLGRENYKKFSVNWRDVAEYARFPGFWKTIWNNLGSGTTEMKNSLFKGGYLEQCRKYCPSLNIEDLLPYEAGIRAQAVMRDGTLVHDFLFAETPRMVHVCNAPSPAATSAIPIGQMIADRIFKTR